The nucleotide sequence CCACAAACCGGCTTGGGAACGGCGCTCCGCGAGCTCCGAGAACGGCGCACTCTCTCACTGCGGGAGTTGGGCCAACTTGCGACAATCGACCACGCCTATGTTCATCGACTGGAAAGCGGAGAGAAAGCAAGCCCGTCACCAGAGCTGCTCGAAAAGCTCTTGAAAGTCTTGAAACCTAGTGACCGAGACGCCGAAGTCATCTCTT is from Comamonas fluminis and encodes:
- a CDS encoding helix-turn-helix domain-containing protein translates to MPQTGLGTALRELRERRTLSLRELGQLATIDHAYVHRLESGEKASPSPELLEKLLKVLKPSDRDAEVISWLVEHPDTDVDLVRYVLADGSIAMDIFTAAAGVRHRGTARPDPATLISRIKRAFEEDDE